In the Streptomyces formicae genome, one interval contains:
- a CDS encoding ferredoxin — protein MTVRHDAETGSEGHDLLEVWIDQDLCTGDGICAQYAPEVFELDIDGLAYVKSGDDELLQAPGATTPVPLPLLRDVVDSAKECPGDCIHVRRVSDSVEVYGPDAE, from the coding sequence ATGACCGTGCGGCACGACGCCGAGACCGGCAGTGAGGGCCATGATCTGCTGGAGGTCTGGATCGACCAGGACCTCTGCACCGGAGACGGCATCTGTGCGCAGTACGCGCCCGAGGTCTTCGAGCTGGACATCGACGGTCTCGCCTATGTGAAGAGCGGCGACGACGAGCTGTTGCAGGCCCCGGGGGCCACAACGCCCGTGCCGCTGCCGCTCCTGCGTGATGTCGTGGACTCCGCGAAGGAGTGCCCCGGCGACTGCATCCACGTCCGCCGCGTTTCGGACAGCGTCGAGGTCTACGGACCCGACGCGGAGTGA
- a CDS encoding tRNA (adenine-N1)-methyltransferase, translating to MSEPTGAARRRGPFKVGDQVQLTDPKGRHYTFTLEAGKNFHTHKGSFPHDELIGAPEGSVVRTTGNVAYLALRPLLPDYVLSMPRGAAVVYPKDAGQILAFADIFPGARVVEAGVGSGSLSSFLLRAIGDEGMLHSYERREDFAEIAKGNVERYFGGPHPAWQLTVGDLQDNLTDGDVDRIILDMLAPWECLDVVKKALVPGGILCCYVATTTQLARTVESIREIGCFNEPTSWESMIRNWHVEGLAVRPDHRMIGHTGFLLTARRLADGVEPPMRRRRPAKGAYGEDYSGPNADGGSPR from the coding sequence ATGTCCGAACCGACCGGTGCCGCCCGCCGTCGCGGGCCCTTCAAGGTCGGGGACCAGGTCCAGCTCACCGACCCCAAGGGACGCCACTACACGTTCACGCTCGAGGCCGGGAAGAACTTCCACACCCACAAGGGTTCCTTCCCCCACGACGAGCTGATCGGCGCTCCCGAGGGCAGTGTTGTCCGTACCACGGGAAACGTCGCCTACCTGGCGCTGCGACCCCTGCTCCCCGACTACGTCCTGTCCATGCCCCGCGGCGCCGCCGTGGTCTACCCCAAGGACGCGGGGCAGATCCTGGCCTTCGCCGACATCTTCCCCGGCGCGCGCGTCGTGGAGGCGGGCGTGGGCTCCGGCTCGCTCAGCAGCTTCCTGCTGCGCGCCATCGGCGACGAGGGCATGCTGCACTCGTACGAGCGCCGCGAGGACTTCGCCGAGATCGCCAAGGGCAACGTGGAGCGCTACTTCGGCGGCCCGCACCCCGCCTGGCAGCTCACCGTCGGCGACCTCCAGGACAATCTGACCGACGGTGACGTCGACCGCATCATCCTCGACATGCTGGCCCCCTGGGAGTGCCTGGACGTCGTCAAGAAGGCGCTCGTCCCCGGCGGCATCCTGTGCTGCTACGTCGCCACGACCACCCAGCTCGCCCGCACCGTCGAGTCCATCCGCGAGATCGGCTGCTTCAACGAGCCCACCTCGTGGGAGTCGATGATCCGCAACTGGCACGTGGAGGGCCTCGCGGTCCGTCCCGACCACCGCATGATCGGCCACACCGGCTTCCTGCTCACCGCCCGCCGCCTCGCGGACGGCGTGGAGCCCCCCATGCGCCGCCGCCGCCCCGCCAAGGGCGCGTACGGCGAGGACTACTCCGGACCGAACGCCGACGGCGGGTCGCCGCGCTGA
- a CDS encoding site-2 protease family protein: MDESGGSGRPRSDGAEGRRPSGTDGSVEPSRPVDTARPRHDEAEGPAPVPGNATAKARETQDTREVHGTPNNPSDPSDPSDPNNSETPEAPARDRLTKAAPQDPHPERSRATHGPAGKATPPTKARRGPGGGLLMGKPFGVPVYVAPSWFLVAALITWVFGGQLDRVLPELGGARYLVSLFFAVAFYASVLVHELAHTVAALRFKLPVRRIQLQFFGGVSEIEKESETPGREFVLAFVGPLLSLVLAGVFYAGMRAVEPGTVPGVLLAGLMISNLIVAAFNLLPGLPLDGGRMLRAVVWKITGKPMSGTVAAAWVGRALAISVLIGLPLLNQSGALGGEAQDIGGMDTVMDALLAAILAAIIWTGAGNSLRVARLREHLPELRARTLTRRAVPVEGDTPLSEALRRANDAGARALVVVDPDGDPLSVVREAAIVSVPEHRRPWVTVSGLAQDITEGMRVSAELAGEELLDTLRATPATEYLVVEDSGEIYGVLSAADVERAFVKAMARPS; the protein is encoded by the coding sequence GTGGACGAGAGCGGCGGGAGCGGCAGGCCGCGGTCCGACGGCGCCGAGGGCCGGCGGCCGAGCGGAACGGATGGTTCCGTGGAGCCGTCGCGTCCGGTCGACACGGCACGGCCCCGGCACGACGAGGCGGAAGGACCCGCGCCGGTGCCCGGGAACGCGACCGCGAAGGCCCGGGAGACCCAGGACACGCGCGAGGTCCATGGAACCCCGAACAACCCGAGTGACCCGAGTGACCCGAGCGACCCGAACAACTCGGAGACTCCAGAGGCCCCGGCGCGCGACCGCCTGACCAAGGCCGCGCCCCAGGACCCTCACCCCGAGCGCTCCCGCGCCACCCACGGCCCGGCGGGCAAGGCAACACCGCCCACCAAGGCGCGGCGCGGCCCCGGCGGCGGACTGCTCATGGGCAAGCCCTTCGGCGTGCCCGTGTACGTCGCGCCCAGCTGGTTCCTCGTCGCCGCCCTCATCACCTGGGTCTTCGGCGGCCAGCTCGACCGCGTCCTGCCCGAGCTCGGCGGCGCCCGCTACCTGGTCTCGCTCTTCTTCGCCGTGGCCTTCTACGCCTCCGTACTCGTCCACGAACTGGCCCACACCGTCGCGGCCCTCCGCTTCAAGCTGCCGGTGCGCCGGATCCAGCTGCAGTTCTTCGGCGGCGTCTCGGAGATCGAGAAGGAGTCCGAGACCCCCGGACGCGAGTTCGTCCTCGCCTTCGTGGGCCCGCTCCTGTCCCTGGTGCTCGCCGGGGTCTTCTACGCGGGCATGCGCGCCGTCGAACCGGGCACCGTCCCCGGCGTCCTGCTCGCGGGCCTGATGATCTCCAATCTGATCGTGGCCGCCTTCAACCTGCTGCCGGGGCTGCCCCTGGACGGCGGCCGCATGCTGCGCGCCGTCGTCTGGAAGATCACCGGCAAGCCGATGAGCGGCACCGTCGCCGCCGCCTGGGTCGGCCGCGCCCTCGCCATCTCCGTACTCATCGGCCTGCCCCTGCTCAACCAGTCGGGCGCGCTCGGCGGCGAGGCCCAGGACATCGGCGGCATGGACACCGTCATGGACGCGCTGCTCGCCGCGATCCTCGCCGCGATCATCTGGACCGGCGCGGGAAACAGCCTGCGCGTGGCCCGCCTGCGCGAACACCTGCCCGAGCTGCGAGCCCGCACCCTGACCCGCCGCGCCGTCCCCGTCGAGGGCGACACCCCGCTCTCCGAGGCGCTGCGCAGGGCCAACGACGCCGGGGCCCGCGCCCTCGTCGTGGTCGACCCGGACGGCGACCCCCTGTCCGTCGTCCGCGAGGCGGCCATCGTCTCCGTGCCCGAGCACCGCCGCCCCTGGGTCACGGTCAGCGGCCTCGCCCAGGACATCACCGAGGGCATGCGGGTCTCCGCCGAGCTCGCGGGGGAGGAGCTCCTGGACACCCTGCGGGCCACGCCCGCCACGGAGTACCTGGTCGTCGAGGACTCGGGCGAGATCTACGGAGTGCTGTCCGCGGCGGACGTGGAGCGTGCCTTCGTCAAGGCGATGGCACGGCCCAGCTGA
- a CDS encoding RecB family exonuclease, which translates to METSTDGAVAAVRPASLSPSRAGDFMQCPLLYRFRVIDKLPEKPSEAATRGTLVHAVLERLFDAPAGERTAPRAKSLIPGQWDRLREAKPELTELFADDPEGARMTRWLADAEKLVERWFTLEDPTRLEPAERELFVQAELESGLKLRGIIDRVDVAPSGEVRIVDYKTGKAPRPEYAEGALFQMTFYALVVWRLKGVVPRRLQLVYLGSGDVVTYDPVVADLERVERKLLALWEAIELATETGDWRPRPTKLCGWCDHQAVCPEFGGTPPPYPLPVRVPESAEGEQGRMGPA; encoded by the coding sequence ATGGAAACCAGCACCGACGGTGCCGTGGCGGCCGTGCGCCCGGCGTCCCTGTCGCCCTCGCGCGCGGGTGACTTCATGCAGTGTCCGCTGCTCTACCGGTTCCGGGTGATCGACAAGCTGCCCGAGAAGCCGAGCGAGGCGGCGACCCGGGGCACCCTGGTGCACGCGGTCCTGGAGCGGCTCTTCGACGCCCCCGCCGGTGAGCGCACCGCGCCGCGCGCCAAGTCGCTCATTCCCGGTCAGTGGGACCGGCTGCGCGAGGCGAAGCCGGAGCTGACCGAGCTGTTCGCGGACGATCCGGAGGGCGCGCGCATGACGCGCTGGCTCGCCGACGCCGAGAAGCTCGTCGAGCGCTGGTTCACCCTGGAGGACCCCACCCGCCTGGAGCCCGCGGAGCGGGAGCTGTTCGTGCAGGCGGAGCTGGAGTCGGGCCTGAAGCTGCGCGGCATCATCGACCGGGTGGACGTGGCCCCTTCGGGTGAGGTCCGCATCGTCGACTACAAGACGGGCAAGGCCCCGCGTCCGGAGTACGCGGAGGGCGCCCTGTTCCAGATGACGTTCTACGCCCTTGTGGTGTGGCGTCTGAAGGGTGTCGTGCCGCGCCGTCTGCAGCTGGTCTACCTCGGCAGCGGGGACGTGGTCACGTACGACCCGGTGGTGGCCGATCTGGAGCGGGTCGAGCGCAAGCTGCTCGCGCTCTGGGAGGCGATCGAGCTCGCCACCGAGACGGGCGACTGGCGGCCGCGGCCCACGAAGCTGTGCGGCTGGTGCGACCACCAGGCCGTCTGTCCGGAATTCGGGGGGACTCCCCCGCCGTATCCCCTTCCGGTGAGGGTGCCCGAGTCCGCCGAGGGCGAGCAGGGCAGAATGGGCCCGGCCTAG
- a CDS encoding response regulator, whose protein sequence is MAIRVLLVDDQPLLRTGFRMILEAEQDIAVVGEAGDGLQALDQVRALQPDVVLMDIRMPRMDGVEATRQITGPGRDGPAKVLVLTTFDLDEYVVEALRAGASGFLLKDAPANELVQAIRVVAAGEAMLAPSITRRLLDKYSAHLPSGDEPVPDTLHTLTEREVEVLKLVARGLSNAEIAADLFVSETTVKTHVGHVLTKLGLRDRVQAAVYAYESGLVRPGAQ, encoded by the coding sequence GTGGCCATCCGCGTCCTACTGGTCGACGACCAGCCGCTGTTGCGCACCGGGTTCCGGATGATTCTGGAGGCCGAGCAGGACATCGCGGTCGTCGGCGAGGCCGGAGACGGCCTGCAGGCTCTGGACCAGGTGCGGGCGCTCCAGCCCGACGTGGTCCTGATGGACATCCGCATGCCCCGGATGGACGGTGTCGAGGCGACCCGGCAGATCACCGGGCCCGGCAGGGACGGCCCGGCGAAGGTCCTGGTCCTGACCACGTTCGACCTCGACGAGTACGTGGTGGAGGCGCTGCGCGCGGGTGCCAGCGGCTTCCTCCTCAAGGACGCCCCGGCCAACGAGCTGGTGCAGGCGATCCGCGTGGTCGCCGCGGGCGAGGCGATGCTCGCGCCGAGCATCACGCGTCGGCTGCTCGACAAGTACTCCGCGCACCTGCCCTCCGGCGACGAGCCGGTGCCCGACACGCTGCACACGCTCACCGAGCGCGAGGTCGAGGTCCTGAAGCTGGTGGCCCGCGGCCTGTCGAACGCCGAGATCGCGGCGGACCTCTTCGTGAGCGAGACGACCGTGAAGACCCACGTCGGCCACGTGCTCACCAAATTGGGCCTGCGCGACCGCGTGCAGGCCGCGGTGTACGCGTACGAGAGCGGTCTGGTGCGACCCGGCGCGCAGTAG
- a CDS encoding ABC transporter substrate-binding protein has product MKCRNQWLALPLTGGLAAALLTGCGTETGGAGDTGDAVVVGMSDDVLATDPAAGYDPGSWLLFNNVFQSLLSFPKGATEPEPEAAKACGFTDTEAKVFKCELRDGLKFSNGNALTSKDVKFSFDRMRAIKDDAGPALMFPMLDSVRTPDAKTVVFQLKYPDATFPSKIASGAGSIVDHREYAMNRLRTDGKAVGSGPYELDSFGEDQARFSVNSDYRGTAKVKNEGVAITFFHGDQKGLKNALANNEVDLAYRGLAAADIADIERDTSQDLDIVEGTSAEVQHLVFNMKDPVAGKLGVRKAMAYLLDRDALVKEVYRDTATPLYSIVPAGIGGHNTAFFDTYGDRPQRAKAASALRGDGIEGKVKLTLWSTPSRYGPATDHELRAIAKQLNASGLFDADVKSVGFEQYEKDIAAGKYGVYVKGWVPDYPDPDNFTQPFFGKGNVLGNRFENRDITGKIIPGTARQSDRAKTDKQYAELQDIVAEQVPILPVWQAKQYAVARDSVYGLESCLDASTVFRFWEISKG; this is encoded by the coding sequence GTGAAATGTCGTAACCAGTGGCTCGCCCTCCCGCTCACCGGAGGACTGGCCGCCGCCCTGCTGACCGGATGCGGGACGGAGACGGGCGGCGCGGGGGACACGGGCGACGCGGTCGTGGTGGGGATGTCCGACGACGTCCTGGCCACCGACCCGGCAGCAGGCTACGACCCCGGGTCGTGGCTCCTCTTCAACAACGTCTTCCAGTCCCTCCTGAGCTTCCCCAAGGGCGCCACGGAGCCCGAGCCCGAGGCCGCCAAGGCGTGCGGGTTCACGGACACGGAGGCGAAGGTCTTCAAGTGCGAGCTGCGTGACGGGCTGAAGTTCAGCAACGGCAACGCGCTCACCTCGAAGGACGTCAAGTTCTCCTTCGACCGCATGCGCGCCATCAAGGACGACGCGGGCCCCGCGCTCATGTTCCCGATGCTGGACAGCGTCCGGACCCCGGACGCCAAGACCGTCGTCTTCCAGCTGAAGTACCCCGACGCGACCTTCCCCAGCAAGATCGCCTCGGGCGCCGGCTCGATCGTGGACCACCGCGAGTACGCGATGAACCGGCTGCGCACGGACGGCAAGGCCGTCGGCTCCGGGCCCTACGAGCTCGACTCCTTCGGCGAGGACCAGGCGAGGTTCTCGGTCAACTCCGACTACCGGGGCACCGCGAAGGTCAAGAACGAGGGCGTGGCGATCACGTTCTTCCACGGTGACCAGAAGGGCCTCAAGAACGCCCTCGCGAACAACGAGGTCGACCTCGCCTACCGAGGTCTCGCCGCCGCCGACATCGCCGACATCGAGCGCGACACCTCCCAGGACCTCGACATCGTCGAGGGCACCAGCGCCGAGGTGCAGCACCTGGTCTTCAACATGAAGGACCCGGTCGCGGGCAAGCTCGGCGTGCGCAAGGCCATGGCCTACCTGCTCGACAGGGACGCCCTGGTCAAGGAGGTCTACCGGGACACGGCGACGCCGCTCTACTCGATCGTCCCCGCGGGCATCGGCGGCCACAACACCGCGTTCTTCGACACCTACGGCGACCGCCCGCAGCGCGCCAAGGCCGCCTCCGCCCTGCGCGGCGACGGCATCGAGGGCAAGGTCAAGCTCACGCTCTGGTCGACGCCCTCGCGCTACGGCCCGGCCACCGACCACGAACTGCGCGCCATCGCCAAGCAGCTCAACGCCTCCGGCCTCTTCGACGCCGACGTGAAGTCGGTCGGCTTCGAGCAGTACGAGAAGGACATCGCGGCGGGCAAGTACGGCGTGTACGTCAAGGGCTGGGTGCCGGACTACCCGGACCCGGACAACTTCACGCAGCCGTTCTTCGGCAAGGGCAACGTCCTCGGCAACCGCTTCGAGAACCGCGACATCACCGGGAAGATCATTCCCGGCACCGCGCGGCAGAGCGACCGGGCCAAGACCGACAAGCAGTACGCCGAACTGCAGGACATCGTCGCGGAGCAGGTGCCGATCCTGCCGGTCTGGCAGGCCAAGCAGTACGCGGTCGCGCGCGACAGCGTCTACGGCCTCGAATCCTGCCTGGACGCCTCGACGGTGTTCCGCTTCTGGGAGATCAGCAAGGGCTGA
- a CDS encoding ABC transporter substrate-binding protein: protein MNRKTLVLPAVIGLLAPALAACGGSGSGDGDDAIAVGTTDAFAISKEVPAPFDPAYAYDAGSWNVLRQTVQTLMALPRGDGEPQPEAAEQCGFTDTGNERYACTLRKGLKFSDGKPLTAADVKFSIERVRDIKLKDPSGSDGLVSNVEEIETEGDREVVFHLKTPDATFPYKLATPTAGIVSKDHYSKNKLRDGFEVSGSGPYTAEQEVKDDRLVKTVFTKNPEYKGQFKPQSDKIELRNFADTAAMGKALKDGDIDLMTRTMSPEQVKQLDASSDKNIDLVEMQGLEIRYLAFNTDAPTVKTKAVRQAMAQLVDRGAIASQVYGSTADPLFSLVPTTITGHANSFFNKYGNASTAKARQLLEKANISTPVKLTLHYTTDHYGPGTKKEFEILRKQLNDSGLFDVDIKGVPWSTFRAAERDGKYAVYGMGWFPDFPDADNFLAPFLDKDNFLGSPYVNRTINDQLIPTSRREADRLAASKSIRKIQDLVAEDVPILPLWQGKQYIAARDDITGVEWALNSASNLQLWELARGVSG, encoded by the coding sequence ATGAACCGCAAGACTTTGGTGCTGCCGGCTGTCATAGGTCTGCTCGCCCCCGCGCTCGCCGCGTGTGGCGGTTCCGGCAGCGGAGACGGCGACGACGCGATCGCCGTCGGCACCACGGACGCGTTCGCCATCTCGAAGGAGGTCCCGGCACCCTTCGACCCGGCCTACGCCTACGACGCCGGTTCCTGGAACGTCCTGCGCCAGACCGTGCAGACGCTGATGGCCCTGCCGCGCGGCGACGGTGAACCGCAGCCCGAGGCCGCCGAGCAGTGCGGCTTCACCGACACGGGCAACGAGCGCTACGCGTGCACCCTGCGCAAGGGCCTGAAGTTCTCGGACGGCAAGCCGCTGACGGCCGCCGACGTGAAGTTCTCCATCGAGCGGGTCCGCGACATCAAGCTCAAGGACCCCAGCGGTTCGGACGGTCTGGTGTCGAACGTCGAGGAGATCGAGACCGAGGGCGACCGCGAGGTCGTCTTCCACCTCAAGACACCCGACGCGACGTTCCCGTACAAGCTGGCCACCCCCACCGCGGGCATCGTCAGCAAGGACCACTACAGCAAGAACAAGCTGCGCGACGGCTTCGAGGTGTCGGGCTCCGGCCCCTACACCGCGGAGCAGGAGGTCAAGGACGACCGCCTGGTCAAGACGGTCTTCACCAAGAACCCCGAGTACAAGGGGCAGTTCAAGCCCCAGAGCGACAAGATCGAGCTGCGCAACTTCGCGGACACCGCCGCCATGGGCAAGGCGCTCAAGGACGGCGACATCGACCTGATGACCCGCACGATGTCGCCCGAGCAGGTCAAGCAGCTCGACGCGTCCTCGGACAAGAACATCGACCTGGTCGAGATGCAGGGTCTGGAGATCCGCTACCTCGCCTTCAACACCGATGCCCCGACGGTGAAGACCAAGGCCGTCCGCCAGGCCATGGCGCAGCTCGTCGACCGAGGCGCGATCGCCTCGCAGGTGTACGGCTCGACGGCCGACCCGCTGTTCTCGCTGGTGCCGACCACCATCACAGGACACGCCAACTCGTTCTTCAACAAGTACGGCAACGCGAGCACGGCCAAGGCCCGTCAGCTCCTGGAGAAGGCCAACATCTCCACGCCGGTGAAGCTGACGCTGCACTACACGACCGACCACTACGGTCCGGGCACCAAGAAGGAGTTCGAGATCCTGCGCAAGCAGCTCAACGACTCCGGCCTGTTCGACGTGGACATCAAGGGCGTGCCGTGGAGCACCTTCCGCGCGGCCGAGCGTGACGGCAAGTACGCGGTGTACGGCATGGGTTGGTTCCCCGACTTCCCCGACGCCGACAACTTCCTCGCGCCCTTCCTCGACAAGGACAACTTCCTCGGTTCGCCGTACGTGAACCGGACCATCAACGACCAGTTGATCCCCACCTCGCGCCGCGAGGCCGACCGGCTCGCCGCGTCCAAGAGCATCCGCAAGATCCAGGACCTCGTCGCCGAGGACGTCCCGATCCTGCCGCTCTGGCAGGGCAAGCAGTACATCGCCGCGCGCGACGACATCACGGGTGTCGAGTGGGCCCTCAACTCGGCGTCGAACCTCCAGCTGTGGGAGCTGGCCCGCGGCGTCAGCGGCTGA
- a CDS encoding HAD family hydrolase, with the protein MTSTVPALGTRTAEGSALQGVLLDMDGTLVDTEGFWWDAEVEVFASLGHALDEAWRDVVVGGPMTRSAGFLIEATGADITLPELTVLLNDGFEDRISRSLPLMPGAARLLAELAGQRVPMALVSASHRRIIDRVLDSIGAHHFELTVAGDEVARTKPYPDPYLLAAAGIGADPARCAVIEDTATGVAAAEAAGCRVVAVPSVAPIAAAAGRTVVPSLEHVNLPFLQGLMTF; encoded by the coding sequence ATGACCAGTACGGTCCCCGCGCTTGGTACTCGAACGGCCGAGGGCTCCGCCCTGCAAGGCGTCCTCCTCGACATGGACGGCACACTCGTCGACACCGAGGGCTTCTGGTGGGACGCCGAGGTCGAGGTCTTCGCCTCCCTCGGGCACGCGCTCGACGAGGCCTGGCGCGACGTGGTCGTCGGCGGACCCATGACGCGCAGCGCGGGCTTCCTCATCGAGGCCACCGGCGCCGACATCACCCTGCCCGAGCTCACCGTGCTGCTCAACGACGGCTTCGAGGACCGCATCAGCCGCTCCCTGCCGCTGATGCCCGGCGCCGCCCGGCTCCTCGCCGAACTCGCCGGGCAGCGCGTGCCGATGGCCCTCGTCTCCGCCTCCCACCGGCGCATCATCGACCGCGTGCTCGACTCCATCGGCGCCCACCACTTCGAACTCACCGTCGCGGGCGACGAGGTGGCCCGCACCAAGCCGTACCCCGACCCCTATCTGCTCGCGGCCGCGGGCATCGGCGCGGACCCCGCCAGATGCGCTGTGATCGAGGACACCGCCACCGGAGTGGCCGCCGCGGAGGCCGCGGGCTGCCGGGTGGTGGCCGTGCCGTCGGTCGCGCCCATCGCCGCGGCGGCGGGCCGCACCGTCGTCCCCTCGCTGGAACACGTCAACCTGCCTTTCCTGCAAGGGCTGATGACGTTCTGA